From one Enterobacteriaceae endosymbiont of Donacia provostii genomic stretch:
- the ilvM gene encoding acetolactate synthase 2 small subunit: MYKYQLNIVTNITPEIIERIMRIIRHRGFFIQKININVIKKCKNINFYLVIKSFKHINFLVKQIAKLIDVLDIVIIS; encoded by the coding sequence ATGTATAAATATCAATTAAATATTGTAACAAATATTACTCCTGAAATAATAGAAAGAATAATGAGAATTATTCGTCATAGAGGTTTTTTTATACAAAAAATTAATATTAATGTAATAAAAAAATGTAAAAATATTAATTTTTACTTAGTAATTAAAAGTTTTAAACATATAAATTTTTTGGTAAAACAAATTGCAAAACTTATAGATGTATTAGATATAGTGATTATATCATAA
- the ilvG gene encoding acetolactate synthase 2 catalytic subunit: MNGAQCIIQILRQKNIKTVFGYPGGAIMPLYDALYDKHIEHILCRHEQGAVMAAIGYARATGKIGVCIATSGPGATNLITGLADAMVDSIPIIAITGQVSLSLIGTDAFQEIDIIGMSLSCTKHSFLITSLKTLPNIMDKAFNIALSNRPGPVLIDIPKDIQLSSINKKIKFEEKKNFIFSHQKNFIKKIKKINFLLKKSMKPILYIGGGVNIGNAVKVLRNFVKISKIPTVVTLKGIGTIKNKEPYYLGMIGMHGNKAANYTVQKCDLLIAIGTRFDDRVTGNTKTFAPFADIIHLDIDPAEINKICKVKVSLIGNFNYLIPLLSKPKNIKKWQIYIKKIKKKYSYIYYPNKKKNKIFAPFFLKKLSDFKNKNTIITTDVGQHQMWVAQHIHFSNPKNFITSSGLGTMGFGLPAAIGAQIAKPYNNVICISGDGSFMMNIQELSTIKRKNLPIKIILLDNQRLGMVRQWQQIFFNKRYSETYLYDNPDFIKLAESFGISGHKINNYTDIEQSLQKIFTLNKPYILHVSINEDDNVWPLVPPGSSNDNMIEKI, from the coding sequence ATGAACGGAGCACAATGTATAATTCAAATATTAAGACAAAAAAATATTAAAACAGTATTTGGATATCCTGGTGGGGCAATTATGCCTTTATATGATGCATTATATGATAAACATATAGAACATATATTATGTAGACATGAACAAGGAGCAGTTATGGCTGCTATTGGATATGCAAGAGCTACAGGAAAAATAGGAGTATGTATTGCTACTTCTGGACCAGGTGCTACTAATTTAATAACTGGTCTAGCAGATGCAATGGTAGATTCTATACCTATTATTGCTATTACAGGACAAGTATCACTTTCACTAATTGGTACTGATGCTTTTCAAGAAATAGATATTATAGGTATGTCTTTATCATGTACTAAACATAGTTTTTTAATAACTTCATTAAAAACATTACCCAACATTATGGATAAAGCTTTTAATATAGCGTTATCTAATAGGCCAGGTCCTGTATTAATAGATATACCAAAAGATATACAATTATCTAGTATAAATAAAAAAATTAAATTTGAAGAAAAAAAAAATTTTATTTTTTCACATCAAAAAAATTTTATAAAAAAAATTAAAAAAATAAATTTTTTATTAAAAAAATCTATGAAACCTATATTATATATAGGAGGAGGAGTGAATATAGGAAATGCAGTAAAAGTATTAAGAAATTTTGTTAAAATATCTAAAATACCTACAGTAGTTACTTTAAAAGGAATAGGAACTATAAAAAATAAAGAACCCTATTATTTAGGAATGATAGGGATGCATGGTAATAAAGCAGCAAATTATACTGTACAAAAATGTGATTTATTAATAGCTATCGGAACTAGATTTGATGATAGAGTTACAGGTAATACAAAAACATTTGCCCCATTTGCAGATATTATTCATTTAGATATAGATCCTGCAGAAATTAATAAAATTTGTAAAGTAAAAGTATCTTTAATAGGAAATTTTAATTATTTAATTCCATTACTATCAAAACCTAAAAATATTAAAAAATGGCAAATATACATTAAAAAAATTAAAAAAAAATATTCTTATATATATTATCCTAATAAAAAAAAAAATAAAATATTTGCTCCTTTTTTCTTAAAAAAACTATCAGATTTTAAAAATAAAAATACTATTATTACTACAGACGTAGGACAACATCAAATGTGGGTAGCACAACATATACATTTTTCTAACCCTAAAAATTTTATTACTTCTAGTGGATTAGGAACAATGGGTTTTGGATTACCTGCAGCAATTGGTGCTCAAATAGCAAAACCTTATAATAATGTTATATGTATTTCTGGTGATGGATCATTTATGATGAATATTCAGGAATTAAGTACGATTAAAAGAAAAAATTTACCAATAAAAATTATATTATTAGATAATCAAAGATTAGGTATGGTAAGACAATGGCAACAAATTTTTTTTAATAAAAGATATAGTGAAACATACTTATATGATAATCCAGATTTTATTAAATTAGCAGAATCCTTTGGAATATCTGGACATAAAATAAATAATTATACAGATATCGAACAAAGTTTACAGAAAATTTTTACTTTAAATAAACCTTATATTTTACATGTTTCTATTAATGAAGATGATAATGTTTGGCCATTAGTACCTCCTGGATCTAGTAATGATAATATGATAGAGAAAATTTAA
- a CDS encoding FAD-binding oxidoreductase — protein MTEWSIGKIKNIKYWTNNFFSIILKAKINNFFAGQFTKLALNINNKKIQRAYSYINPPKNQNYEFYISNIHKGNLTPYLYKLKINDEIMIAKNSLGNFTINNIQSCQNLWMLSTGTGIGPYLSILQDDICFQKFKKIILIHSIRYIENFNYLNLVQKIKRKYNDQFIIQIILTRKININNSILYGYIPDLIKSGKIEHNIGIKIDTNNSHIMLCGNPNMIKQTRIFLEKYKNFSKNLINKKGNITYEQYW, from the coding sequence ATGACAGAATGGAGTATTGGAAAAATAAAAAATATAAAATATTGGACAAATAATTTTTTTAGTATTATTTTAAAAGCAAAAATTAATAATTTTTTTGCTGGTCAATTTACTAAATTGGCATTAAATATTAATAATAAAAAAATACAAAGAGCATATTCGTATATTAATCCACCAAAAAATCAAAATTATGAATTTTATATTTCTAATATTCATAAAGGAAATTTAACTCCATATTTATATAAATTAAAAATTAATGATGAAATTATGATTGCAAAAAATTCGTTAGGAAATTTTACAATAAATAATATTCAATCTTGTCAAAATTTATGGATGTTATCAACAGGTACAGGTATTGGTCCTTATCTTTCAATATTACAAGATGATATATGTTTTCAAAAATTTAAAAAAATTATTTTAATACATTCTATAAGATATATAGAAAATTTTAATTATTTAAATTTAGTTCAAAAAATAAAACGAAAATATAATGATCAATTTATTATTCAAATTATTTTAACTAGAAAAATTAATATTAATAATTCTATTTTATATGGTTATATTCCTGATTTAATTAAAAGTGGTAAAATAGAACATAATATTGGAATTAAAATAGATACTAACAATAGTCATATAATGTTATGTGGTAATCCTAATATGATTAAACAAACAAGAATATTTTTAGAAAAATATAAAAATTTTTCTAAAAATCTAATTAATAAAAAAGGAAATATTACTTATGAACAATACTGGTAA
- the tpiA gene encoding triose-phosphate isomerase, which produces MKKFLITANWKLNGSYNFINKNIDLIKKINDYLHFCHISLAPPYVYLNYINQFIKNTSISLTAQNVDIHLKGSFTGETSINMLKDIGVKYIIIGHSERRLYHNENINLIAKKFILIKEHGLIPILCIGETKEQKKYKLTEKICINQINSILKLSNNVNIFENTIIAYEPIWAIGSGKIANIDEVKNIIFFIRKYISSFNKKIIENIYFQYGGSVDYSNIDNFLNKTYINGFLIGKVSLKLKNFIFLVKKIEKNLNSNWS; this is translated from the coding sequence ATGAAAAAATTTTTAATTACTGCTAATTGGAAATTAAATGGTAGTTATAATTTTATAAATAAAAATATAGATTTAATAAAAAAGATTAATGATTATTTACATTTTTGTCATATATCTTTAGCCCCTCCTTATGTATATTTAAATTATATTAATCAATTTATTAAAAATACTTCTATATCTTTAACAGCACAAAATGTAGATATTCATCTTAAAGGATCTTTTACAGGTGAAACATCAATAAATATGTTAAAAGATATAGGTGTAAAATATATTATAATTGGTCATTCAGAAAGAAGATTATATCATAATGAAAATATTAATTTAATTGCAAAAAAATTTATATTAATTAAAGAACATGGTCTAATTCCTATTTTATGTATAGGAGAAACTAAAGAACAAAAAAAATATAAATTAACAGAAAAAATCTGTATTAATCAAATTAATAGTATTCTGAAACTTAGTAATAATGTTAATATATTTGAAAATACTATTATAGCTTATGAACCTATTTGGGCTATCGGATCAGGAAAAATAGCAAATATAGATGAAGTAAAAAATATTATTTTTTTTATTAGAAAATATATATCTTCTTTTAATAAGAAGATAATAGAAAATATATATTTTCAGTATGGTGGATCAGTAGATTATTCTAATATAGATAATTTTTTGAATAAAACATATATAAATGGTTTTTTAATAGGTAAAGTTTCTTTAAAATTAAAAAATTTTATATTTTTAGTTAAAAAAATTGAAAAAAATTTAAATTCTAATTGGTCTTAA
- the lysS gene encoding lysine--tRNA ligase, with the protein MNKNDNKLNNIKNINEIKFRYKKFKTLKKNNNIVFPNNFKINITCNYLNQIINNKNNVVEKKTLNVAGRIINMRIMGKASFINIQDYTGKMQVYISQNGISSNQYKKFLEEYDLGDIIGIIGYVFQTKTKVLSIFCQKIYLLTKALKPLPDKYHGLQNKEIKYRKRYLDLIVNKQTRFIFKKRHQIILNIRDFMNKNNFIEVETPMMHTIPGGALAKPFITYHNKYNTNIYLRIAPELYLKRLIIGGFNKIFEINRNFRNEGISTQHNPEFTMMELYIAYSDYKDLMIFFEKLFKKIYKKIFKSNILKYDSYSFNLDNSFHKLTMKEAIVKFYPNFSLQSLENINQIIKISNLLKIPIDPEWNKGKIISKIFEEKIIHKIIEPTFITEYPIEISPLSRSNDTNSLYTDRFEFFICGMEIANGFSELNDSEEQKKRFQQQQNNKIIKNKKNINDYFYDEDYIEALEYGLPPTAGLGIGIDRLVMLFTNTKSIRDVILFPMLRPIRI; encoded by the coding sequence ATGAATAAAAATGATAATAAATTAAATAATATTAAAAATATTAATGAAATAAAATTTAGATATAAAAAATTTAAAACATTAAAAAAAAATAATAATATAGTTTTTCCTAACAATTTTAAAATTAATATTACATGTAATTATTTAAATCAAATTATAAATAATAAAAATAATGTTGTAGAAAAAAAAACATTAAATGTTGCTGGACGTATAATAAATATGCGTATTATGGGAAAAGCTTCTTTTATTAATATTCAAGATTATACAGGTAAGATGCAAGTTTATATATCTCAAAATGGAATTTCTTCTAACCAATATAAAAAATTTTTAGAAGAATATGATCTTGGAGATATCATAGGTATAATTGGATACGTATTTCAAACTAAAACTAAAGTTTTATCAATTTTTTGTCAAAAAATTTATTTATTAACAAAAGCATTAAAACCATTACCTGATAAATATCATGGATTACAAAATAAAGAAATAAAATATAGAAAAAGATATTTAGATCTTATTGTTAATAAACAAACACGTTTTATTTTTAAGAAAAGACATCAAATTATATTAAATATTCGAGATTTTATGAATAAAAATAATTTTATTGAAGTAGAAACACCAATGATGCATACTATTCCTGGTGGTGCTTTAGCTAAACCTTTTATAACATATCATAATAAATATAATACTAATATATATTTACGTATTGCTCCAGAATTATATTTAAAACGTTTGATTATTGGAGGATTTAATAAAATTTTTGAAATTAATAGAAATTTTCGTAATGAAGGAATATCAACTCAACATAATCCTGAATTTACTATGATGGAATTATATATTGCATATTCGGATTATAAAGATTTAATGATTTTTTTTGAAAAATTATTTAAAAAAATATATAAAAAAATTTTTAAAAGTAACATACTAAAATATGATAGTTATTCTTTTAATTTAGATAATTCATTTCATAAATTAACTATGAAAGAAGCTATCGTAAAATTTTATCCTAATTTTTCTTTACAAAGTTTAGAAAATATAAATCAAATAATAAAAATTTCTAATTTACTTAAAATTCCTATTGATCCAGAATGGAATAAAGGTAAAATTATTTCTAAAATTTTTGAAGAAAAAATAATTCATAAAATTATAGAACCTACATTTATTACAGAATATCCTATTGAAATTTCTCCTTTATCAAGAAGTAATGATACTAATTCTTTATATACAGATAGATTTGAGTTTTTTATTTGTGGTATGGAAATTGCCAATGGTTTTTCAGAACTTAATGATTCTGAAGAACAAAAAAAGAGATTTCAACAACAACAAAATAATAAAATTATTAAAAATAAAAAAAATATTAATGATTATTTTTATGATGAAGATTATATAGAAGCTTTAGAATATGGATTACCTCCTACAGCTGGATTAGGTATAGGAATAGACAGATTAGTTATGTTATTTACAAACACTAAATCAATAAGAGATGTTATTTTATTTCCAATGTTAAGACCAATTAGAATTTAA
- the prfB gene encoding peptide chain release factor 2 (programmed frameshift) translates to MLENIFIQNKLKEIKKKNIFIRRYFNYKKYQKQLLKIKKKLQNPIIWKNINDLLSLNKKKAKIESILLNLDNINKDIIDIDELINLAIYSNDKKILIESIKILFQIEKKINNLKLQKFFFKKYDKKNCFIDIQSGSGGVESQDWAKIIMKMYLKWAIKKKYQVNIINKSSGEIGIKSSTIHIIGKYAFGWLRTESGIHRLVRKNPFHSSGRRHTSFASTFIYPEIKDDIDILIKMEDLRIDVYRASGAGGQHVNRTESAVRITHIPTGLVTQCQSNRSQHKNKYQAIKQIKCKLYELNNKIKQKKKKKIEENKFNISWGYQIRSYILDDSRIKDIRTGIEVNDVQSVLDGNLDQFIQASLKLGL, encoded by the exons ATGTTAGAAAATATTTTTATACAAAATAAATTAAAAGAAATAAAAAAAAAAAATATTTTTATTAGGAGG TACTTTAATTATAAAAAATATCAAAAACAATTATTAAAAATAAAAAAAAAATTACAAAATCCAATCATTTGGAAAAATATAAATGATTTACTTTCTCTAAATAAAAAAAAAGCCAAGATAGAAAGTATTTTATTAAATTTAGATAATATTAATAAAGATATTATTGATATTGATGAATTAATTAATTTAGCAATTTATTCTAATGACAAAAAAATATTAATAGAATCTATAAAAATTTTATTTCAAATAGAAAAAAAAATAAATAATTTAAAATTACAAAAATTTTTTTTTAAGAAATATGATAAAAAAAATTGTTTTATAGATATTCAATCTGGATCCGGTGGTGTGGAATCTCAAGATTGGGCTAAAATAATAATGAAAATGTATTTAAAATGGGCAATAAAAAAAAAATATCAAGTAAATATAATAAATAAATCTTCAGGAGAAATAGGAATTAAATCATCTACTATTCATATTATTGGAAAATATGCTTTTGGATGGCTTCGTACAGAAAGTGGTATTCATCGTTTAGTTAGAAAAAATCCTTTTCATTCTTCAGGCAGAAGACATACTTCTTTTGCTTCAACTTTTATATATCCTGAAATTAAAGATGATATAGATATTTTAATAAAAATGGAAGATCTACGTATTGATGTATATAGAGCTTCTGGTGCAGGAGGACAACATGTAAACCGTACAGAATCTGCTGTACGTATTACACATATTCCTACTGGATTAGTTACTCAATGTCAAAGTAATAGATCACAGCATAAAAATAAATATCAAGCTATAAAACAAATAAAATGTAAATTATATGAATTAAATAATAAAATAAAACAAAAAAAAAAAAAGAAAATAGAAGAAAATAAATTTAATATTAGTTGGGGTTATCAGATACGTTCTTATATATTAGATGATTCAAGAATAAAAGATATAAGAACAGGTATAGAAGTTAATGATGTACAATCTGTATTAGATGGTAATTTAGATCAATTTATTCAAGCTAGTTTAAAATTAGGTTTATAA
- a CDS encoding trypsin-like peptidase domain-containing protein, which yields MKKLKIIFYIFFLISNFIYTSQNINAQLLPFNIFKKWNNYSLPSLSIILSKVTPSVVNINVQGSTFISQFKLPQNVQEYLNEKFSLCKEGSPYENTPICGNNDNILQQKFHSIGSGVIINSKKGLIITNNHVIDHADYISVELNNGKIYEAKILIQDPKTDLALIQIKNKTGNLKSVKIANSDELKVGDYTIAIGNPYGLGESVSSGIISGLGRTGINIENFENFIQTDAAINKGSSGGALVNLNGDLIGINTAILTPNEGNIGIGFAIPSNTVINLVNQFIKFGKIKRGSLGIYGVELDPQISRVMKIPNIFKGTFIREVISPNNNILKPGDIIITLNNKKINSYALLKAKISTLMYGSIIKLGIIRNKKFQIIKLKLNNFCKNKFSNENKMYYGIEGAYLENISLKKKYFIFYKKIKTGVKVIKITPNSPASLIGLKKDDIIIGINKNNIYNIKDLEKILNKHPSLILLNILRKDKELYLLN from the coding sequence ATGAAAAAATTAAAAATAATTTTTTATATATTTTTTTTAATTAGTAATTTTATATATACATCACAAAATATTAATGCACAATTATTACCATTTAATATATTTAAAAAATGGAATAATTACTCATTACCAAGTTTATCCATAATTTTATCAAAAGTAACTCCTTCTGTTGTTAATATTAATGTACAAGGTAGTACTTTTATATCACAATTTAAATTACCACAAAATGTACAAGAATATTTAAATGAAAAATTTTCTCTTTGTAAAGAAGGATCACCATATGAAAATACTCCTATTTGTGGAAATAATGATAATATTCTTCAGCAAAAATTTCATTCTATTGGATCAGGAGTAATTATAAATTCAAAAAAGGGTTTAATTATTACTAATAATCATGTTATAGATCATGCAGATTATATTTCTGTAGAATTAAATAATGGTAAAATTTATGAAGCTAAGATTTTAATACAAGATCCAAAAACAGATTTAGCATTAATCCAAATAAAAAATAAAACTGGAAATTTAAAAAGTGTTAAAATAGCTAATTCTGATGAACTAAAAGTTGGAGATTATACTATAGCAATAGGTAATCCATATGGTTTAGGTGAAAGTGTTTCATCAGGAATTATATCAGGATTAGGACGTACTGGAATTAATATTGAAAATTTTGAAAATTTTATACAAACAGATGCTGCTATTAATAAAGGTAGTTCTGGTGGAGCATTAGTTAATCTAAATGGAGATTTAATTGGTATAAATACAGCTATTTTAACTCCTAATGAAGGAAATATTGGAATTGGTTTTGCAATACCAAGTAATACAGTAATAAATTTAGTAAATCAATTTATTAAATTTGGAAAAATAAAAAGAGGTTCTTTAGGAATATATGGTGTAGAACTTGATCCACAAATATCAAGAGTAATGAAAATACCTAATATATTTAAAGGAACTTTTATACGTGAAGTAATCTCACCTAATAATAATATATTAAAACCTGGAGATATTATAATTACACTAAATAATAAAAAAATCAATAGTTATGCTTTATTAAAGGCTAAAATAAGTACTTTAATGTATGGTTCTATTATTAAATTAGGAATTATAAGAAATAAAAAATTTCAAATAATAAAATTAAAATTAAATAATTTTTGTAAAAATAAATTTTCTAATGAAAATAAAATGTATTATGGTATTGAAGGTGCATATTTAGAAAATATTTCTTTAAAAAAGAAATATTTTATTTTTTATAAAAAAATTAAAACTGGAGTAAAAGTTATTAAAATAACACCTAATTCACCTGCTTCATTAATAGGTTTAAAAAAAGATGATATAATAATAGGAATTAATAAAAATAATATATATAATATAAAAGATCTTGAAAAAATTTTAAATAAACATCCATCATTAATATTATTAAATATTTTAAGAAAAGATAAAGAATTATATTTATTAAATTAA
- the rpiA gene encoding ribose-5-phosphate isomerase RpiA, producing the protein MMNKLKNIASKAAIKYIKNNNIIGIGSGTTISKFIEILYSENKNIKGVVSASKYSTKKLKKYNFNVYEINKINKIGIYFDSADEVNDKMQMIKGGGAALTNEKIISNYADIFICIIDQSKYVKNLGISHPVPIEIIPSAKTFITRKLSHIGAIAKLRKKTITEHGNLILDVYKLNLYNPIKTEKYINTIPGVVTVGLFAQRCADIVIIGKYNSTVSIINKKI; encoded by the coding sequence ATGATGAATAAATTAAAAAATATTGCATCTAAAGCAGCAATAAAATATATTAAAAATAATAATATTATAGGTATTGGTTCAGGTACTACAATATCTAAATTTATTGAAATTTTATATAGTGAAAACAAAAATATAAAAGGTGTGGTATCTGCATCTAAATATTCAACAAAAAAATTAAAAAAATATAATTTTAATGTTTATGAAATTAATAAAATAAATAAAATTGGGATATATTTTGATAGTGCTGATGAAGTTAATGATAAAATGCAAATGATAAAGGGAGGAGGAGCAGCATTAACAAATGAAAAAATTATATCTAATTATGCAGATATTTTTATTTGTATTATTGATCAATCTAAATATGTAAAAAATTTAGGTATATCACATCCTGTTCCTATTGAAATTATACCTTCTGCAAAAACTTTTATTACTAGAAAATTATCACATATAGGAGCTATAGCAAAATTAAGAAAAAAAACAATTACAGAACATGGTAATTTAATATTAGATGTATACAAATTAAATTTATATAATCCTATTAAAACAGAAAAATATATAAATACTATTCCTGGAGTTGTAACTGTTGGATTATTTGCACAAAGATGTGCTGATATAGTTATTATAGGAAAATATAATTCTACTGTATCAATTATAAACAAAAAAATTTAA
- the dapF gene encoding diaminopimelate epimerase, translating into MKFTKMHALGNDFIIINNIKNNLIFKKNIIQKLSNRYLGIGFDQLLLIESSYNKNIDFNYRIFNADGNEVEQCGNGARCIALYLKIKKLIFKKKICVSTKNRVIHLQIINDKKISVNMGIPLFNPQDIPFLTNNIKNTYKIYFKNKYIYFNVVSLGNPHCIIQVDDILNTSISEIGFFLENHKIFPNKINVGFMKCINMNNIQLRVFERGVGETNACGSGACAAVAVGIKKNFLSHKVCVNLPGGNIFIHWKGYKNNLFMIGDANYVYDGKFIL; encoded by the coding sequence ATAAAATTTACTAAAATGCATGCATTAGGTAATGATTTTATCATTATAAATAATATAAAAAATAATCTTATTTTTAAAAAAAATATTATTCAAAAATTATCTAATAGATATTTAGGTATAGGTTTTGATCAACTATTATTAATTGAATCATCATATAATAAAAATATTGATTTTAATTATAGAATCTTTAATGCAGATGGTAATGAAGTAGAACAATGTGGTAATGGAGCACGTTGTATTGCATTATACCTAAAAATAAAAAAATTAATTTTTAAAAAAAAAATATGTGTAAGTACAAAAAATCGTGTAATACATTTACAAATTATAAATGATAAAAAAATTTCTGTAAATATGGGAATTCCATTATTTAATCCTCAAGATATACCATTTTTAACTAATAATATTAAAAATACCTATAAAATTTATTTTAAAAATAAATACATTTATTTTAATGTTGTTTCTTTAGGTAATCCTCATTGTATAATTCAGGTTGATGATATATTAAATACTTCTATATCAGAAATAGGTTTTTTTTTAGAGAATCATAAAATTTTTCCTAATAAAATTAATGTAGGTTTTATGAAATGTATTAATATGAATAATATTCAATTAAGAGTTTTTGAAAGAGGTGTAGGAGAAACTAATGCTTGTGGTTCAGGAGCATGTGCAGCAGTAGCAGTCGGAATCAAAAAAAATTTTTTATCTCACAAAGTATGTGTTAATCTTCCTGGAGGAAATATATTTATCCATTGGAAAGGATATAAAAATAATTTATTTATGATAGGAGATGCTAATTATGTTTACGATGGAAAATTTATATTATAG